The Setaria italica strain Yugu1 chromosome IX, Setaria_italica_v2.0, whole genome shotgun sequence genome has a window encoding:
- the LOC101783778 gene encoding skin secretory protein xP2-like, which produces MRPDENFIDLGSMARVVDSRLLVPEDAERQLQNRLLAENAAPRGLVLQLAPKKALWVLSAPAKRTAAPPAASGEVPGEVAGPTAEVAPVAATGGVVPPLDVGEGADPAPPSASSANPAVQSIAPWGPQAGKVIGLDADEAEGTAAVETRTDVPAAVTGTAAATEGGEPAPAATAGTAATGETGTPAPVAVTEEAVATETGTSAQGAMAEVAPAAEAEVPAPEAPTGAEAPTSAVATEGEVATGALAPPPALEAVAPTGGPATTSSGVGARALGPSVSPAASVVVEPVLTAASGSAPASASAIPVPKAWRGSVLHWSSRDDPPRHLFTLDDATEWRKWQVMQGGRVNTRATLSSVLGELDGVVLPGS; this is translated from the exons atgcgcccggacgagaaCTTCATTGACCTG GGCAGCATGGCTCGGGTCGTGGACTCGCGCTTGCtggtgccggaggacgccgagcgGCAGTTGCAGAACCGTCTCCTTGCTGAGAA CGCCGCCCCTCGAGGCCTCGttctgcagctggcgcccaagaaggcgctgtgGGTGTTGTCCGCCCCTGCAAAGCGGACCGcggccccgcccgcggcgagcggcgaggtTCCTGGTGAGGTCGCAGGTCCCACCGCGGAAGTGGCCCCCGTGGCGGCGACTGGTGGAGTGGTGCCGCCGCTGGACGTGGGAGAGGGCGCGGACCCCGCTCCGCCTTCTGCTTCCTCAGCCAACCCCGCGGTGCAGAGTATCGCTCCCTGGGGCCCTCAGGCCGGGAAGGTGATcggcctcgacgccgacgaggcggagggaacggcggcggtggagacgaGGACGGATGTCCCAGCAGCCGTGACGgggacggcggcagcgacggaGGGAGGAGAGCCTGCCCCCGCGGCCACGGCAGGAACGGCGGCAACGGGGGAGACTGGGACGCCCGCCCCGGTGGCTGtgacggaggaggcggtggcgacggagACGGGGACTTCTGCCCAGGGAGCCATGGCGGAGGTGGCAcctgcggcggaggcggaggtgcctgCTCCGGAGGCCCCGACAGGGGCGGAGGCGCCTACCTCGGCGGTCGCGACGGAGGGCGAGGTGGCCACGGGGGCACTCGCTCCGCCGCCTGCGTTGGAGGCAGTGGCGCCAACGGGCGGGCCCGCGACGACCTCGTCGGGGGTAGGTGCGCGAGCGCTGGGACCGTCGGTGAGCCCGGCGGCTTCCGTGGTGGTGGAGCCCGTTttgacggcggcgtcggggtcggCTCCCGCCTCTGCCTCAGCCATTCCCGTTCCCAAGGCATGGAGAGGATCCGTTCTGCATTGGTCGTCTCGTGACGACCCGCCGAGACACCTCTTCACTTTGGATGACGCCACGGAATGGCGCAAGTGGCAGGTGATGCAGGGCGGCCGCGTTAACACCCGCGCGACTCTGTCCTCGGTgttgggggagctggacggcgtcgtcctccctggtagcTAG